The segment TATACAGATATCGCCACCAGCAGCCATCGGTGGCGAGAGCGGAACTGTTCGGATCCTCACGCCAGGTAAACAGTCGCCCATCGCGGGCGTCACGCGTGGGCAGGGCGCTGTCGAACAGGTCATAGCCCAGCCTGGCGCACAGTACAACGTGGTTTGGGTTGCCGATGCCAAGAGCATGTAGTGGCCAGCATGCTGGAACGGCTTCACGCACAAAAGCCAGCGTCTCCTCCAGAATGCTCCCCGTTGCCGAGAGCGGCCAGCCGCCATAACCGTAGCCGTCGAAGCCGATCTCAAGCAGTCGATCGGCGCACTCTCGCCGCAAAGTGAGGTGGGCGCCGCCTTGAACTACCGCAAACAGCATTCGACCCGTGTCGGGTGGTCGAGAGTTTGCTTCGTCAAATGTGGCCCGGCACTTGCGCGCCCAGGCAACCGTGCGCGCCACCGAGCTGCGCTGCTCATCGTACCGATCGTCGCTGTGCGTGCAGTCATCCAGGCAGATGGCGACATCAGCACCCATCGCAATCTGGGTTCGGATGCTCTTCTCCGCGCTCCACACATGGCTGCCAACGTCACCCTCCGAACGGTAGCGAAAGCCTGACGGCGTTATCACGCCCGCGCCATTGCCGGCCCGGATGAGTGAATAGATCTGAAACCCGCCGGAGTCCATAACAATGGGCCGGTTCCATCCCGCCATGGCGTGCGCGCCACCGAGCGCCGAAACCACGCCGGCGCCCGGCTTTCGCGCCAAATGGAACGCATTCATAACAACAGCTTGTACGCCGGCCGTTTCCAGGTCAGCGGCATCGGCGGAACGGACGTAGCCATGCGTGGCGTCGGGCAGAAACGCCGGCAGCGGCACGGCGCCATGGGGCAAATGCAGAGCGGTTTGGCGTGCGGGCCTCACTCCGGCGGCCGGCTGGCACGCGGAGATCCGCCAATCACGACCACGTACTCGCCAAGTCGCTTCGCTGCCTCGGCGATCTGCTGCAGTTCCGAAAGTGAGCCGCGTTGAACACTCTCAAACTTTTTGGTCAGGTCGTTCAATATCGCCGCCGGTCGATCACCGTAAACAGCCAGCGCGTCATGGAGCGACGCAGCAAGTCGGTGTGGGCTTTCGAAGAAGACCAGCGTGTGAGGCGATTCGGCATCGACGGCGAAGAACCGCCGCCTGGGACCGGACTTGCGCGGCGGGAATCCGCGAAAGGTAAAGCTGTGAACCGGAAGTCC is part of the Armatimonadota bacterium genome and harbors:
- a CDS encoding tRNA-guanine transglycosylase, which produces MHLPHGAVPLPAFLPDATHGYVRSADAADLETAGVQAVVMNAFHLARKPGAGVVSALGGAHAMAGWNRPIVMDSGGFQIYSLIRAGNGAGVITPSGFRYRSEGDVGSHVWSAEKSIRTQIAMGADVAICLDDCTHSDDRYDEQRSSVARTVAWARKCRATFDEANSRPPDTGRMLFAVVQGGAHLTLRRECADRLLEIGFDGYGYGGWPLSATGSILEETLAFVREAVPACWPLHALGIGNPNHVVLCARLGYDLFDSALPTRDARDGRLFTWREDPNSSALATDGCWWRYLYIDDDRHVRDRRPASPWCDCTTCSRYSVGYLRHLRRQGDGLYARLATLHNLSFMQRLMGLLARERAR